The Phocoena phocoena chromosome 4, mPhoPho1.1, whole genome shotgun sequence genome contains a region encoding:
- the MAP6D1 gene encoding MAP6 domain-containing protein 1: protein MAWPCISRLCCLARRWNQLDRSDVAVPLTLHSYSDLESEEPGLGGATSRRGSSPAGSRDPGRDVPLTQYQRDFGVWTAPARPRDATQGRGSGAGGRRIKPPAPYSRGVYVLPIGDADAAAAATTSYRQEFQAWTGVKPSRSTKVKPATVITTHSSGWDSSPGAGFQVPEVRKKFAPNPSAIFQASAPRILNV, encoded by the exons ATGGCGTGGCCCTGCATCAGCCGCCTCTGCTGCCTGGCGCGGCGCTGGAACCAGCTGGACCGCTCCGACGTGGCTGTGCCACTGACCCTGCACAGCTACTCCGACCTCGAGAGCGAGGAGCCGGGCCTGGGCGGTGCCACCTCACGCAGGGGCTCGTCCCCCGCAGGCTCGCGGGACCCCGGCCGGGACGTGCCGCTTACTCAGTACCAGCGGGACTTCGGCGTGTGGACGGCGCCCGCGAGGCCCAGAGATGCAACACAGGGGCGCGGGTCGGGAGCGGGCGGCCGCAGGATCAAGCCCCCCGCGCCCTACAGCCGGGGGGTCTACGTGCTCCCTATCGGCGACGCAGATGCGGCTGCAGCGGCGACCACATCGTACAG ACAGGAGTTCCAGGCTTGGACTGGAGTGAAGCCATCGAGATCCACAAAGGTGAAACCTGCCACAGTCATCACAACCCACAGCTCTGGATGGGACAGCAGCCCCGGGGCTGGCTTCCAG GTCCCTGAGGTGAGGAAGAAGTTCGCCCCTAACCCCTCAGCCATCTTTCAGGCCTCAGCTCCCCGGATCCTCAACGTGTGA